ATATTAGTGATTTCACGTGGTTAATCGCTTTAGCTTCTTTCCAAAGCTAAATTTTTTATGTCTACGTCAAAATTCGCGAAACACTCTACGATCAACACTTTGAGGTCGTATCGAGCTCAGACATGGGTGTCTTGTAATCGGAATTAATTTTCATCGAAGAAACACTAATAATCTAGTGAAACGTAATGTCcaaataatcaaaataaaattcaaccaTACTATATTTGGTACACTGACTCGTATCAATAATTGAATATCACGATGCATTAGACATTGTCGTTGGATATATTCCTTATTAAAAGTTAAATGTTCGAGTGTTCTTTACTAACGTAGTTGGCAGAAATGTACATCTTATTTACTTATATAACGCACATATTTTTTCTAGATAAGAAATAATACACTATAATGCACGAAAAAAATGTTCGTTAGCTCAATATGATATAAAATCAGAATTGTTCTTTAGTGTCCGAGAATTGTCGTATGATTGGAAcataaaattgataaaagagCAGACATACAACCACAAAGGGTTAAACCTTAAACGAATGACGAAAGAAAGAGGACGGGGCGATTCGAACGagtcgaagaagaagaagaagaagtagaagaagaagaaaaagaaaaagaaaaagaagaagaagaagaggaagaggaagaagaatacGTAGAAACAGAAGACACACAGATGGTGTAGAGAATGTGAGAGACGCGGACAGATAAAAGTGAGAATAGAAGACAGAAAAGGATAGTTAGAAAGAGATCGTTGATCGTCTACCGAGGCCGTCGGACGATCCCTCAGCTACGTCGCTAAGGGTACGTCGATGCTTGTTCCCGCCTTTGGTCGCCTGCAGGTGACACGATATAAGCAAGATGGCGGCGGCACGTGCCGCACCTGCTCTCGACGCTGGTACCAGTGGACCACGGCTACCACCACTACTTGGCCTCCTCGAGAACGCGTAGGTCAAAGGTCCCCCTGTGCTGCTCCTCTGACTGGAGCGCGAGGATGGTCGGCCACCGTGAAGCGTCAGTGGGATACCTGTTGGGTCGTTTTCGTTAAGAATAATATTTCCTATGGGAATTTGGACTCTTCTTTCGTTCTGAATTTGAATCTTAATCGCCTAACTCCTTTGATATACAATTTTTTTCGACCTAATGAAAATTGTTTCGCTATGAAGTAAAGAGCCCGTATGTTCGACATTATGATACTATACAGAATACAACTACATGTTTTCGTAggtattcaaatattttatttgagcGAGTGACTGTTTGTATCTTGATCGTCGATCGTTTAAACGAGTACTCACCTGTGTCGCTAGAGAACAACATGGGCGGCGCGTGATTGGCGTTGGCATAGTGCCGTGGCCTTGAGTATCTCGCACGACTGAATAACTTGAGCACGAAGCATATCATCGCTGTGAATACCGCTATTCCCGATGCTATGCAGAGCAGGGTAGGAATATCGGTCGTTATCAGCACCAGATCTGCCAACAGATTACAATGCTATGTTTCAATTCCGAACTTGGCTTCTTTAGAAGTGTGTGCATGCTTACGAAAAACTATTTTATGCGATGTTGATTCGTATCTTGACTGTATCAGTGCATACAACGATTAGTCACTGAATTAGAACTAAGTGCATGCAGAAAATTCACTTTTCGAACTACCATGTTATAATTTGTCATAAATGGTAAATTGTCCTTGGTGGCATCAATCGTTACTATTTAAATTGCAATATGAATATGAAAGGGAACAGAAAACTAGAATCTATGTCGTATATGTATGTAATGAAGATTCTTTTCCTCGTAATTAGATATTTCACGTATGAAGGTCGGGTACGGTTGACTTTGGCGATGATGTAATCAGTGTGACAATAAGTTGGCACAGTGTACCTTCGGCGCAGAACACCTTCTTGTTAGGCCTGGATAGGGCGACCCTATGGTAACCTTGTTCGCAGTCGCACACAGCATTGTGCTGCACCTGGGTGCAGGTCGAGTGTTGATCCGCAAAAGTGCAAGTCGCGCGATAGAAACATTGCTCCCCGAGTCTTTTAGCTGGAAAACCGGTTACTTGTTACTTGTTTTGTCGTTGCTTTTATCAAAACGTGATACGTTTTCGATCTTCCATGTGGGATGATAATGCGAATATGTCGAAATATTCCACGCGATACTGTGttcttaaataaaaacaaaatcaAATATGCTATATATTTAACGTTCGAGAAAGAAGTATACGAATAAATGGTCAACGATTGATTTTCTTTAAATTCGAAGAAATAAGTATCGAAGCGACGAGTTTAGAATTAATTGCGCTATTCAAAAATAGAAGGAAAATTACATAAGAAAAATAGGCATCCAATTGATTCTCATCAAACTTAAAGAAACGCGTCGAAGCAACGAATCGAGTTGTCGAATAATCGCCGCGAGATGAAGATGAGAACCACGTAAAACATAGTCGTTCGGATTGGACAGAATAATCCACGTTTATTTTTTCCACTTTAGCGGTCTGCGTTACCGCGGTAATTCTCGCTATCGGAACGATCTACTTGAAGGTGAAAATAACATGGAATCGGGTGTGAAACGAGCTACGTACGTTTGGCACATCCTTTGGTAGGCCCGAGACGAACTGGATAGAATTTCTCGCACTCGCAGAAACCAGTGACTGTGTTGCAGAACACGTGCTGCAGTTCCGGATTGCACGAGACATCGCACGGCGAGCCCAGGTACTGCCCCTTCGCTGAAAACAGACGAAATCGATAGCATACCGGATTATCTACAACGTTTCTCAATAGTAGATGAAATATGTAGGTTGTTTCCTTAAATAGCGTACGCTATTGTTCCAGACGACTATCGTATCGGGGCCACGCTCCGTACTTTCTTCCGTCCAAATTTCAGAATTCCATTGATCGCACGGTAGAATTCAGTTTTATTCAATTTCAATCAACTTGCGACCAAGTCGTGTCTCCCTATCGGCACAAAATTTGTTTGATTCGAGAAAGATGTGAAACGATCGTTGTTACTTGTAAAAGATtgccttctttttctctttagtTGAAACTAGCGCGAGATCGACAAACAGAAAATTCAATTGTCAAAAAAATTGAGACACGCAACTTTGTAGCAGGGATAATAATCATTTTTCACAGATAGCTACGCGCCACAGCTACCTTAGTGGTAACATTTTTGCAGAAGAAGGTCCATTCATTCCGAAGAGTGCTCTCAGTTATTTTCGTTATTGTCACTGTCGCTTCGGTCTCCAATGGAGGTATCGTTCCTCTTTCAACTATTATTCCCGGTTTCGATACGCGTCTTTGTTCTGCTTTTGACGTGCAGCCTAGGCGCGTTGTCACGGGCGTCTGTTTGTCGAGCCACGAATGCGCATACATTCTGAACGATTAACGAAGCAAAGAAGCCATTGTTATACACTCTATCCAGGCCACTTTCTCGCATCAAAAGATGTTTGATATCTGGTGCGCTTTTGTAAATGATGTCGGAACTGCGTCGATTTTCCAATGATTCTATATATCGTGGTTCTAAATTCAGGGAAGAAACGTCAGGGAGATTTTGTGGCTCGAAATAAGACGAGAATCAAGAACGACGAAATCGCGTCGAAGGCCTCATTTTTTAAAATTGTGTTTCAAACTTGTGAATTTAGGATCATCACAGTATGTAATTCTAACACGAAACGGTGAAATATTCGGCCATATTTCGGTGAAATATAAATTCACAATAAGTTTATGCACGGAtgaattatattattctattagCCGTTAACCGAATGATTAATGTAACTTGTTTTCATCCAAGGAAAACTGACGGAGAAAATTACCAGGACATATTTCCTCGGGATAATTGCGCCGTTTGTGTCAGGTTACCAGGCGCAGGCACTGAGCCAGACAAGTATCGATTTCCCCTTAAttatcacgttatatcgttattaaaTGTATCATGGCATAGGTCAGGTTTAAGAAGGTAACATAACGATGATCAGCTACGTTGGCAAACATTCAGAAACACATGCTAAACTGCGGTATATCGTGTCACGTTCTCGCGTGTACCCTAATTAAGCGCATCGAGGGCGCACGGGATGGTGCAACGGAGAACATCTTACGTACGAGTTTTCGCCTAGAAATAGGTTTCTTCGTTCCTAGCCCAGAGCTCGCGTTTGCcctgatcgatcgatcgttcgaacTGCAGATGAATGGGAGGAGGTCGAGCCCAGCTGTGTTGCGTAAATAACGGAGCACGCAGAATTATGCTTTTTGACCTGATTCAGGAAGTTCACGACGCGCGATCATTAGGCTACGATTCGCcaatgtgtgtgtatgtgttttcATCGCTCATCGAACTCTACTTCAGAGCGGAGATTTCCTGCGAATGTCGTCAAGGAAATAAGGGCAAATGACGCACCATATTTCTCCTTCTTTAACGTTTGTCTCCTTCTACCGTTACTCCTTCTCTGCGTTACGTGTCACGGGCTGAAGGGAGCGGAGAAGAAGGAGAAACAGAGATCTTTTTGAAATCTCACGCAGCTGCAGGCAGTGTGCAAACTCCCACATGCAGACATTGAGAGAGCTTGCAGCATCCATTAAAATCAATACCGGCAGCGTGGTTGGCGCGAAAATCAAGAGGGACCAGTTTCTTCTTGCCCTTGCATCTATGCGCAGGCGCACTCGCGAATTTTGACGTGAAATATTTTGTcttcctttatttttattactctcTTCGACTTTGATGCTTTCCCACGATCATCAATGCGATTTCTACGAGATTGCGTCACAATTTGGGATTCGATGAATACGAGAAAACATTGACACGATCTCACGATCAGTTAGAATATCGTCTGTCGTATCAGAAGATTTGTACACGACCGCAAGTTCGATGATTGGATTCGGAGAAGAACGAGGAAAGCATCGCTGAACTTTGTAGTTTGTAACATTTACCATCTGCCCTCTCGTTGGATTTAACGAGGCAGACAAGGGTTACTTATCGTCTGACAGAGGTAAAACGTCTAGATGACGATAACAATGACAGTAACAAGTGTTTGCACCCTGGCTGAAGATTCTGGAGCAAAGTGTTTGCACACTCGTACAGAGCATGCGCGAAGAAGGCGAGGCAAGAATCCCGTGGCACACGCGTTTCTTCGATCGTCCTTGTTTCACGAGAAAAGTAACAGGATCGGTGGGAATCATTTTCTAAGTAGTATATGATTATCTAATAGTAACTCTTGTACCGATCAGCGATCGATACATTGAATTGTGAGACCGTTCGCGTTATTAAGACTCTCGCTAGTTCCTGTTGCTCATCCTCTCTCCCGTTCCACTACACCACTTGTCGTCAAAGACTCGTTACGAACATAGTCCATATCGCCTACCAATGTATCAAACTGCAAAATCTAAGCAGAAGTCCCTAACTCGATATCTCGTAATATCATCAGTCTCAGAGAACTCGACGTTCTCACCAGTCTTACCAGTTTCGGAGAAGCCGATAGCTTTCTTTAGAATCGTAATACCGTACTGCGTCGAATTAACGATATCGAGCATTTACGGTTTCTGGTCCACGAGTGGAACACTCACCCGCAGTGATGTTGTGTTCGAGGTAATCCTGGTCGTCGTCATACACGTCGTCGTcggcgtcgtcgtcgtcgtagcTGGATCCGCGCACGTCATCACCTGCCAGTAATCTGCGGGTCAGGCGATCCGGGTGCGTGTCGCAACTGCAGCCGGATACCAGGAAAACGAAGCAGATGAGAAGCAGGAGCCAGGAACGGCAGCAGGTCAGTCTCAGGGCGGAGGGAAGTGCGCTCATCGCCCCCGCGGCGCGAGTCAACCCCCGAAACCGACCACCGGCGGCGCATCGACATCCTTCCCCGTCGCCtgccctccccctcccccctcccaCCCTCCTGCACGCCCTCTCGCCCTCGACGCCTCTGACAAGCGCCTTATATCGCGTCGAACCGTCTGTAAAACACCTTGGCCACGACAACACCAGCGGTTCACCTCGACTCCGACACACGTACTATTCAAACACGCGTCGTCTTTCTCGTTATCTTTGTCTCTGTCTTCGGCAGCGGTAACTCGTAGGCAGCAGCAGCACGACCGACGACGGCGACTGTCTGACTGTCGGCAGAGTACCACCGCGGTTTTCGGTTCCGTGCTCCCCCGTTCACTGACGCCTTCCTTCCGCTAGTCGGTCGACCACCGCAACTGCAGCTGCGCGATGCCACCCGTTGACCCCTTCCTTTCTCCTCCCTTTGTGCCGCGTCGATCGAGATCAGGGCTGCTCCGTCCTCTCGTCGTCGTCCAACTTCCAGCTACCAGGGGGTGAAGGATTATTGGTTTGTTACCTTTCCAGCCGGCTACCTTGAAACCAACGCGATTTGAATTATACGTATGCGATCGTGCGCGCCGATATTTCGGTTAGTCCGCTGCCGTCCGGCTACCTAGTTCTCAGCATTGTGCTTCGTCTTGGTTTTGGAGGGTGGTCGCTCTTTGCAGGTCAGGATCTGAAAGAATGTCGATCTCGATTCCTCGATTATGCACAGTGTGTATGTACGTTTCGCGATCGTTTTCGTTCGACGATGTTTTCCATGTTGACGTTGACGGTATATCTACATGATTATATGGAAGGCGTAATGGAGGATCGTGGATCGCATTGGGAATCATTTGGCTTCGTTCGATGTCGCTGTAGGATATTGGTATGGTTAATCGAGTACagccttcttcttttcttttgtagAACGTTTTCGTATATTTAATACAGAAGGTAGCGTTTCAAGTATTAATACTATCGTCGTAGGTGTTCCGTTTTTCACGCGATGATATCGTACACCTCCTGAAGCTTGTATATCGTCTGTATATCTTCGTATCCTCCGAGAATTTACTAGGAGAAAATTCTCGTTCAAATACCGATTCGTACTTTTCTTGTTTGTTCTAATTTATCCCAGTGTCGTTCACGATTGCATCGTGACTTTCCTCTTCCGAAATGAGACATTCGTTTGCTTCGTGTGTGATAGTTTCTTGATACAGATCATTTTGCACGATGGCTGaagaaacaaaaacaaaaagatTAAAAGAGGAAATCACGTTGTTTATCgcgttattattttattattaattcttaTCGTAATACCTGCGCGCGTCTT
This sequence is a window from Bombus affinis isolate iyBomAffi1 chromosome 14, iyBomAffi1.2, whole genome shotgun sequence. Protein-coding genes within it:
- the LOC126924268 gene encoding uncharacterized protein LOC126924268 isoform X2, giving the protein MSALPSALRLTCCRSWLLLLICFVFLVSGCSCDTHPDRLTRRLLAGDDVRGSSYDDDDADDDVYDDDQDYLEHNITAAKGQYLGSPCDVSCNPELQHVFCNTVTGFCECEKFYPVRLGPTKGCAKPKRLGEQCFYRATCTFADQHSTCTQVQHNAVCDCEQGYHRVALSRPNKKVFCAEDLVLITTDIPTLLCIASGIAVFTAMICFVLKLFSRARYSRPRHYANANHAPPMLFSSDTGIPLTLHGGRPSSRSSQRSSTGGPLTYAFSRRPSSGGSRGPLVPASRAGAARAAAILLISCHLQATKGGNKHRRTLSDVAEGSSDGLGSRRPSLTSVHSSTSSARSYSARRLEKERNEKEQRQALQELRLAKQREQQQQQQQQIAPTPSPRTPHSMDELLPSVEEGKEVFYNEVPTASDMTEETPAKATAITTTNVNATRFGEMVPVTTSTTSIFETNIAPRATGDIFQV
- the LOC126924268 gene encoding uncharacterized protein LOC126924268 isoform X1; this encodes MSALPSALRLTCCRSWLLLLICFVFLVSGCSCDTHPDRLTRRLLAGDDVRGSSYDDDDADDDVYDDDQDYLEHNITAAKGQYLGSPCDVSCNPELQHVFCNTVTGFCECEKFYPVRLGPTKGCAKPKRLGEQCFYRATCTFADQHSTCTQVQHNAVCDCEQGYHRVALSRPNKKVFCAEDLVLITTDIPTLLCIASGIAVFTAMICFVLKLFSRARYSRPRHYANANHAPPMLFSSDTGIPLTLHGGRPSSRSSQRSSTGGPLTYAFSRRPSSGGSRGPLVPASRAGAARAAAILLISCHLQATKGGNKHRRTLSDVAEGSSDGLGSRRPSLTSVHSSTSSARSYSARRLEKERNEKEQRQALQELRLAKQREQQQQQQQQIAPTPSPRTPHSMDELLPSVEEGKEVFYNEQVPTASDMTEETPAKATAITTTNVNATRFGEMVPVTTSTTSIFETNIAPRATGDIFQV
- the LOC126924268 gene encoding uncharacterized protein LOC126924268 isoform X3; translated protein: MSALPSALRLTCCRSWLLLLICFVFLVSGCSCDTHPDRLTRRLLAGDDVRGSSYDDDDADDDVYDDDQDYLEHNITAAKGQYLGSPCDVSCNPELQHVFCNTVTGFCECEKFYPVRLGPTKGCAKPKRLGEQCFYRATCTFADQHSTCTQVQHNAVCDCEQGYHRVALSRPNKKVFCAEDLVLITTDIPTLLCIASGIAVFTAMICFVLKLFSRARYSRPRHYANANHAPPMLFSSDTGIPLTLHGGRPSSRSSQRSSTGGPLTYAFSRRPSSGGSRGPLVPASRAGSRRPSLTSVHSSTSSARSYSARRLEKERNEKEQRQALQELRLAKQREQQQQQQQQIAPTPSPRTPHSMDELLPSVEEGKEVFYNEQVPTASDMTEETPAKATAITTTNVNATRFGEMVPVTTSTTSIFETNIAPRATGDIFQV
- the LOC126924268 gene encoding uncharacterized protein LOC126924268 isoform X4, whose amino-acid sequence is MSALPSALRLTCCRSWLLLLICFVFLVSGCSCDTHPDRLTRRLLAGDDVRGSSYDDDDADDDVYDDDQDYLEHNITAAKGQYLGSPCDVSCNPELQHVFCNTVTGFCECEKFYPVRLGPTKGCAKPKRLGEQCFYRATCTFADQHSTCTQVQHNAVCDCEQGYHRVALSRPNKKVFCAEDLVLITTDIPTLLCIASGIAVFTAMICFVLKLFSRARYSRPRHYANANHAPPMLFSSDTGSRRPSLTSVHSSTSSARSYSARRLEKERNEKEQRQALQELRLAKQREQQQQQQQQIAPTPSPRTPHSMDELLPSVEEGKEVFYNEQVPTASDMTEETPAKATAITTTNVNATRFGEMVPVTTSTTSIFETNIAPRATGDIFQV